The genomic stretch TATTTCACCAATCAAAAAACTTTTTTAGGCTATGATGCTTTAATTAACTCCTTAGAAAGCTGGGGTGTTCATGGCTTAGGCATTTATAGGAAAAATATTCTTTTAAAGTCATATATAGCATATGAAAAAGAGAATACTCAAAACTATATAAACAATGATGAAGTCATAACACGTTTATCTTTTATGAACTCTAACTTAATACAGCGATCGAGCGGTATCTATTTTTACAATAACAATCTTAATTCTACAACTAAGAGAGTTAATGAGAGTTTATATAAAAAAATTTATAATTCAATTATCTTATATAAAATAATTTCTACTGAAAGTAACGGTAATGTAAATCCAAATCTGATTGTAAGCTATGCTTGGGAATCTAGTAAATACTTTTTTTTAAATCGTGAATTTCTAAATAATGCATCAGACTGGAGTGGTGCAGTTAGTGATGCAAATAAATTTATTTGGAAAAACAACTTATTTAAGCTATTAAGTATTAAGCGTAAATTTCAATTTTTAATATTAGTTATATGGCAGAGTTTTATATTATGATTGATTATCCTTTAGTTTCAGTAGTTATTCCTTGCTATAACCATGAAAAATTTGTGCAAGACAGCATACAAAGTGTGATTGATCAAACTTATCTGAATATTGAGTTGATTATTATCGACGATGGTTCAAAAGATAGTTCTGTAGACAAAATACAACAGATGATTCCAGCCTGTGAACAACGCTTTACTCGCTTTGAATTTAGATCACGTCCAAATAAGGGGTTAAGTGCGACTTTAAATGAAGCTATAGATTGGGTTCAAGGTAAATATTTTTCTGCAATAGCTTCAGATGATTTAATGTTGATAGGAAAAACAGATATACAAGTTCGCTATATGGAAGAAAATCAGGATATTACAGCACTTTTCGGAAGTGCACACTATATCGATGAGAATAATAATATAAAACTCGCAAATCATTTAGATCAGCAGGAATATATTTTTGATAAGATTTTTCTAAATGAATGTCAGTTTTATGCACCGACACAAATGCTGAGAACAGAAGTTCTAAATAAGATAGGTGGTTATGATATTACTATTCTAGTTGAAGATTGGTATATGTGGCTGAAAATGGCTGAAAATGGGCGAGTATATTGTTTGTCAGATGTATTGGCGAATTATAGAATTCATTCAAGTAATACCACTAAGAACTCAAAATTTATTTATGAGAATAACTTGAAAACTTTGAACCATTATGAAAATCATAGGTTGTATGGTAAAGCATATAGTAAGCTGCGGTGGAGCTATATAATCTGGACTGGTCAGAAAAGTAAACTAGAATCAATGGAATTATTATTTGCTTACGCTATAGAGTTTCCTAGTGCTATATTTTCAAGAGACTTTCTTGTCTATTGTAAGTATTTTATTTTTAGAATTAAAAATTGGTTTTAGAGGGCTTAGAAATGATTCCAAAAAAAATCCACTATTGTTGGTTCGGTAATAATGAATACAGCACTTTAATAAAAAGATGTATTGAAACATGGAATGATAAATTACCAGGTTGGGAGTTCATATTGTGGAATGAAGACAACTCACCAATGGAACACCCATTTGTTCAGAAGGCTATGAGAGATGGTAAGTATGCCTTCGTTTCTGATTATGTAAGGTGTTATGCATTATATACGTACGGCGGAGTTTATTTAGATACAGATATGGAAGTTCTAAAAGATATTGATCCACTTAGATCATTAGTTGCTTTTCTAGCACCGGAAGATATCAGTGGAGAGTCATTAAGTTGCGGGGTTATGGGGGCTGAAAAAAATCATAAACTCTATTCTGAAATGTTGGAATATTACGGTGAGAATTTAACTTATACTCCAATACCTTTAATAATTTCAAGGATTATTAAAAATAAAAAAATAAGTATTTCTGTCTTGCCAAGAGAATCTTTTTATCCTTACAACCCTTTCGATAAAGCCCAAGATGTTAAACAGTTAATGCTGTCAGACATAACTAATGAAACCTATGCTATCCATCATTGGAATTTTTCATGGAAACTTTCTTTTTTAGAAAATATTTTTATGAGAATAAAGAAATTATTTTGACCAGTAATATTCTTGCGCTTGGTTGATTGGTTTTCAACCAAAAAAGTGGCCATATATGCATAACAATATTTGAAGCTAATATTATGATTTTTTATTTTAGTACACTTTTTTTGGTTGTATTCTGGGTTTGGTTGGAGAAAGTCTCATTAAATCGCAGGGCAATATGGTTTCCAGCTAGTATTTTAATCTTGTTTGCTAGTATTCGAAGTTTTACTGTTGGTACAGATACTGCGTTGTATACAGAAAGATTTAGATATAATTTTGATCCATTATATTATGAGGTTAATTCAGAGGTTGAATTAGGTTATCAATTATTTGAAAGAATAATTTTAACTTTATTTGATAACTATTTCTGGTTATTCTTTTTCACATCAACAATAGTAGTCTTTTCTTTTCTTCTCTTTTTTAAGAAATACTCAAAAGACTATCTGCTTTCTGTTTTTATATTTATATGCTTTGGATATTATACTCTTTTTTTTAATGGTCTTAGAAACGCCATCTCTATTGCTATTTTGGTTTGTTCCATCCCTTATTTGTTGAGTAAAAAGTTTTTAAAATTTTTACTCATAGTTTTTTTTGCATCATTATTTCATATCTCTGCATGGATACTTCTTCCTTTTTATTTTTTGATTCACTTAAACTTGAAGCTGGAAATAAAAATACTTGGTGTCTTCTTATTTTCATTTTTAGTTAGCTCAATAGGAATTCAGTTTTTGGCTTCAAGTAATAAGAGGTATGAACATTATACACAAGCTTCTGAAAATGCAGGTGGTTATTTAACCTTGTTATTGTATGTTGTGTTTTGTATCTTCTTTTATTTTTTTGGGAAAAAGGCAAGAGAGAATAGTGAGTCATATAGGTTATACGAGCAATTATTTATATGTGGCGTCGCTTTAGTTGTACCTATTGCATTTTTAGGGACTGACCCATCTGGTCCACAAAGAATTTTATACATATTTGCTTGGTTGCTGACATTAATGTTCCCGTATGTATTTCAATACTTAAAAAATACTTATATGAAAATAATTTTTATTATATTGAGTTTGATATATTTCTATTTAATAACCACTAGATTTTCAAACTTGGTTCCATATAATGTTAACTCTATTTTTGAGATTTTTTAAATGAATACGTCATCCTACATTTCAATTGGCATACCATTCTATAATGCAGAGGATTATCTGTTCGATGCGATTCAATCTGTTTTGGCTCAGACTCATCAGAATTGGGA from Acinetobacter pullicarnis encodes the following:
- a CDS encoding glycosyltransferase family 2 protein, whose translation is MMHALCSIVVPVFNEATNIEKCFEILHKQTYKNIEVVFINDGSTDDSKTILTQMAEKHSDIKVKIIEQENQGAAAARKKGIIQSSGDYIAFLDCDDELSENAIFEAMTSFRVEIDIVLFHLKYQSQVNEGLREVNDFLYFTNQKTFLGYDALINSLESWGVHGLGIYRKNILLKSYIAYEKENTQNYINNDEVITRLSFMNSNLIQRSSGIYFYNNNLNSTTKRVNESLYKKIYNSIILYKIISTESNGNVNPNLIVSYAWESSKYFFLNREFLNNASDWSGAVSDANKFIWKNNLFKLLSIKRKFQFLILVIWQSFIL
- a CDS encoding EpsG family protein; this translates as MIFYFSTLFLVVFWVWLEKVSLNRRAIWFPASILILFASIRSFTVGTDTALYTERFRYNFDPLYYEVNSEVELGYQLFERIILTLFDNYFWLFFFTSTIVVFSFLLFFKKYSKDYLLSVFIFICFGYYTLFFNGLRNAISIAILVCSIPYLLSKKFLKFLLIVFFASLFHISAWILLPFYFLIHLNLKLEIKILGVFLFSFLVSSIGIQFLASSNKRYEHYTQASENAGGYLTLLLYVVFCIFFYFFGKKARENSESYRLYEQLFICGVALVVPIAFLGTDPSGPQRILYIFAWLLTLMFPYVFQYLKNTYMKIIFIILSLIYFYLITTRFSNLVPYNVNSIFEIF
- a CDS encoding glycosyltransferase, with the protein product MIPKKIHYCWFGNNEYSTLIKRCIETWNDKLPGWEFILWNEDNSPMEHPFVQKAMRDGKYAFVSDYVRCYALYTYGGVYLDTDMEVLKDIDPLRSLVAFLAPEDISGESLSCGVMGAEKNHKLYSEMLEYYGENLTYTPIPLIISRIIKNKKISISVLPRESFYPYNPFDKAQDVKQLMLSDITNETYAIHHWNFSWKLSFLENIFMRIKKLF
- a CDS encoding glycosyltransferase, coding for MIDYPLVSVVIPCYNHEKFVQDSIQSVIDQTYLNIELIIIDDGSKDSSVDKIQQMIPACEQRFTRFEFRSRPNKGLSATLNEAIDWVQGKYFSAIASDDLMLIGKTDIQVRYMEENQDITALFGSAHYIDENNNIKLANHLDQQEYIFDKIFLNECQFYAPTQMLRTEVLNKIGGYDITILVEDWYMWLKMAENGRVYCLSDVLANYRIHSSNTTKNSKFIYENNLKTLNHYENHRLYGKAYSKLRWSYIIWTGQKSKLESMELLFAYAIEFPSAIFSRDFLVYCKYFIFRIKNWF